In Leptospiraceae bacterium, one DNA window encodes the following:
- a CDS encoding deoxyguanosinetriphosphate triphosphohydrolase, giving the protein MLKEASDLIRDEDLTIAPYGVKSSYSGGRIYPEKEHIYRLPFQRDKDRIVHSRAFKRLEYKTQVFINSEGDNYRTRLTHTLEVAGISGTIATSLGLNIHLSECIALAHDLGHTPFGHAGQDILSELMKPYGGFEHNKQSLRIVQKLENRYPNFPGLNLTIKTLQGIMKHGGDYELSDVNLDRNEEGPSLESLVTDYADEIAYNSHDIEDGIEKNLISLSSLNSLDIWKRNFSTAQSSSKSKDEILIVRGCIRQILNEMTTDLLLETEKRIQKYKIFSTADLTRSWKAKEKIVSYSKNMQSDVIALKKFLLENLYKHAEVLKMTRKGQNIIEKLFFYYSKFPEKMPKSYLDKISEEGTHRIVSDYIAGMTDRYAESVFDNL; this is encoded by the coding sequence ATGCTAAAAGAAGCAAGTGACTTAATTCGAGATGAAGATCTGACAATCGCTCCTTATGGAGTGAAAAGCTCATATTCAGGTGGAAGAATTTACCCAGAGAAAGAGCATATATACAGACTCCCATTTCAAAGAGACAAAGATAGAATCGTTCACTCCAGAGCATTCAAAAGACTTGAATACAAAACCCAAGTTTTTATTAATTCGGAAGGAGACAACTACAGAACAAGACTCACTCATACATTAGAAGTTGCAGGAATTTCAGGGACTATAGCAACGTCTCTCGGACTGAATATACACCTCAGCGAGTGCATTGCCTTGGCTCACGACTTAGGGCACACTCCATTTGGCCATGCAGGTCAAGATATTTTATCTGAATTGATGAAACCTTATGGTGGATTTGAACACAATAAACAATCTCTAAGAATTGTTCAGAAATTAGAAAACCGATACCCAAACTTTCCGGGACTGAATCTTACAATAAAAACCCTCCAAGGAATTATGAAACACGGCGGGGACTATGAACTCTCCGATGTCAACTTAGATCGCAATGAAGAAGGTCCAAGTCTTGAATCTTTGGTGACTGACTACGCTGATGAAATTGCTTACAATTCTCACGACATAGAAGACGGTATCGAAAAAAATCTTATTTCTCTCTCAAGTCTAAACTCTTTGGATATATGGAAAAGAAATTTCTCCACAGCACAAAGCTCATCCAAATCAAAAGATGAGATTCTAATCGTAAGAGGATGCATCAGGCAAATCTTAAATGAAATGACTACAGACTTATTATTGGAAACAGAAAAAAGGATTCAAAAATATAAAATTTTTTCTACGGCAGATTTAACGAGATCTTGGAAAGCAAAAGAAAAAATTGTTTCCTATTCCAAAAATATGCAATCGGATGTAATTGCATTAAAAAAGTTTCTACTCGAAAACCTATATAAACATGCTGAAGTTCTCAAAATGACAAGAAAGGGGCAAAATATCATTGAAAAACTTTTTTTCTATTATTCTAAATTCCCTGAAAAAATGCCAAAATCCTACCTCGATAAAATTTCAGAAGAAGGAACTCATAGAATTGTCTCGGACTATATCGCCGGTATGACAGACCGTTATGCGGAATCTGTTTTTGATAACTTATAA
- a CDS encoding DUF1564 family protein: MNPQKFTETQSSLLVPAKYMDEFNRRTTGFSRRKYLHALLNRYRNVILWGTFEKMERVKKAYQEVGQNLQKKNFTPNNEDWIELGILADWLGTTKTALFTLLLVLDLAEWDIILPSRFFENGVPTPVTTIAGGSYLSKRKTTRYNRLIRHKLKK, translated from the coding sequence ATGAACCCACAAAAATTTACAGAAACCCAATCGAGCTTGCTTGTTCCAGCAAAATATATGGACGAGTTCAATAGAAGAACGACGGGTTTTTCGAGACGAAAATATTTGCACGCATTGCTGAACAGATACAGAAATGTGATTCTTTGGGGGACTTTTGAGAAGATGGAGAGGGTAAAGAAAGCGTATCAAGAAGTCGGGCAAAATTTGCAGAAGAAGAATTTTACCCCAAATAACGAGGACTGGATTGAGCTTGGCATTCTTGCAGACTGGCTTGGCACCACAAAGACAGCTCTTTTTACTCTTTTGTTAGTGCTTGACCTTGCCGAATGGGACATAATTCTCCCCAGTCGATTCTTCGAGAATGGAGTTCCCACCCCGGTGACCACGATTGCGGGGGGATCTTACCTCTCCAAGAGAAAAACAACCCGATACAACAGACTGATACGACATAAACTGAAAAAATAA